A genomic region of Vitis vinifera cultivar Pinot Noir 40024 chromosome 7, ASM3070453v1 contains the following coding sequences:
- the LOC132254059 gene encoding uncharacterized protein LOC132254059 has protein sequence MNSASSISANVNNIPVLNGTNFKKWKEHVIIVLGCMDLDFALREDRPSDLTSASTAEQRSTMEKWERSNRMSLMIMKHSIPEAIRGAIPEETQAKAFLDQIANRFAANEKVETNTILSKLVSMRYKGKENIREYIMEMSNLVTRLKALKLELSEDILVHLVLISLPTQFSPFKISYNTQKEKWTLNELIAQCVQEEERLKQEKIESAHLASTSQGFGTNKKRKRDNKGKQTAVSGTSKQKEQKKQDKEITCFFCKKAGHMKKTCTKYAAWREKKGLPKEPNAN, from the exons atgaattcagCATCTTCTATATCTGCAAATGTTAATAACATTCCTGTGCTTAACGGCacaaatttcaagaaatggaaagagCACGTTATAATTGTGCTCGGGTGCATGGATTTAGACTTTGCATTAAGGGAGGATCGCCCATCAGATCTTACTAGTGCCAGCACTGCTGAGCAAAGGTctactatggaaaaatgggaacgatccaatcgcatgagtctaatgattatgaAGCACTCAATTCCAGAAGCAATAAGGGGTGCAATACCTGAGGAAACCCAAGCCAAGGCATTCTTGGACCAGATAGCAAACCGATTCGCTGCAAACGAAAAGGTTGAGACAAAcactattcttagtaagcttgtctctatgcggtataaagggaaagagaatattagggagtacattatggaaatgtctaatcttgtgacgagactcaaggcactaaagttagagttgtcggaagacatactcgtgcacttggtcttgatctctctgcctacacaattcagtccattcaaaatcagttacaatacacaaaaggaaaaatggactttgaatgagcttattgctcaatgtgtgcaagaggaagagagattgaagcaagaaaagatagaaagtgctcacttggcttccacatctcagggatttggtaccaacaagaaaagaaagagggacaataaaggaaaacaaactgcaGTTTCTGGGACATCAAAGCAAAAGgagcaaaagaaacaagataaggagatcacttgtttcttttgcaagaaggctggtcatatgaagaagacatgtaccaaatacgctgcttggcgtgaaaagaaag ggttgcctaaggagccgaatgccaactga